The following proteins are encoded in a genomic region of Capsicum annuum cultivar UCD-10X-F1 unplaced genomic scaffold, UCD10Xv1.1 ctg2574, whole genome shotgun sequence:
- the LOC107846119 gene encoding zinc finger A20 and AN1 domain-containing stress-associated protein 8-like: MYTSSRPDYPLQESSVIDTGKIIEIELSKETGCRAPEDPVLCIYDCDFFGSTATMNMCSRYQKDMILLKKEHAKLAAASSKDVVRRSSSSDESDLALAGAAVVFADLASQISQVKSKEGLKKCTACRKRVGLTGFSFKCGDLFYAVYHYSDKHNFPFDYRNAGQNAIAKANCIIVAEKLNKI, translated from the exons ATGTACACCTCTTCGCGTCCAGATTATCCACTTCAAGAAAGTAGTGTTATTGATACAGGGAAAAtcatag AAATAGAGTTATCTAAAGAGACAGGTTGTCGAGCTCCAGAAGACCCCGTCCTCTGCATTTACGACTGTGATTTTTTCGGTAGTACAGCTACGATGAATATGTGTTCCAGGTATCAAAAGGACATGATACTACTGAAGAAGGAACATGCAAAGCTTGCAGCTGCATCCAGCAAAGACGTCGTACGCAGAAGCTCAAGCAGCGATGAATCAGACCTTGCTCTTGCAGGTGCCGCAGTTGTATTTGCAGATTTAgcctctcaaatttctcaagtgAAGTCAAAAGAGGGTTTGAAAAAGTGCACAGCTTGTCGTAAGCGTGTGGGATTAACGGGGTTCAGTTTCAAATGTGGTGATCTTTTCTACGCAGTTTATCATTATTCAGACAAACACAACTTCCCGTTTGATTATAGGAATGCTGGTCAGAATGCAATAGCAAAAGCAAATTGTATCATCGTAGCAGAAAAGCTTAATAAGATCTAA